The proteins below come from a single Streptomyces sp. M92 genomic window:
- a CDS encoding IclR family transcriptional regulator yields MALQHKPTAPHHSAQDALRALETVARHTTGVTDSEIARQTGLDRERLTPLLRMLRREGYVEQTADRAYVTGEALARLGSAHGREEALREQLQHTLDRLRDSVGAAVYISRYVDGEVSVTQYADSPATPKVNEWVDFRVSAHATAVGKSLLTQLDHAGRRDHLARHKMARLTSRTITSDRLLLSRLESQPPTVPVLDLQEYAVGTVCAAVPITAGSAVGCLALSLPVEHAHRLRRAADELNRSAAPVLLSLAI; encoded by the coding sequence GCACCACTCGGCCCAGGACGCCCTGCGCGCCCTGGAGACGGTGGCGCGGCACACCACCGGGGTCACCGACTCCGAGATCGCCCGGCAGACCGGCCTGGACCGGGAGCGGCTGACCCCTCTCCTGCGCATGCTGCGCCGCGAGGGCTACGTCGAGCAGACCGCCGACCGGGCGTACGTCACCGGGGAGGCGCTGGCCCGCCTGGGCTCGGCCCACGGCCGCGAGGAGGCGCTGCGCGAGCAGCTCCAGCACACCCTGGACCGGCTGCGCGACTCGGTGGGCGCGGCCGTCTACATCAGCCGGTACGTGGACGGCGAGGTCAGCGTCACCCAGTACGCGGACAGCCCGGCCACGCCCAAGGTGAACGAGTGGGTGGACTTCCGGGTCTCGGCGCACGCCACCGCGGTCGGCAAGAGCCTGCTGACCCAGCTGGACCACGCGGGCCGCCGCGACCACCTGGCCCGGCACAAGATGGCCCGCCTGACCTCGCGCACCATCACGAGCGACCGGCTGCTGCTGTCCCGGCTGGAGTCCCAGCCGCCCACCGTGCCCGTCCTCGACCTCCAGGAGTACGCGGTGGGCACGGTCTGCGCGGCCGTGCCGATCACGGCCGGTTCCGCCGTGGGCTGTCTCGCGCTGTCCCTGCCCGTCGAGCACGCCCACCGGCTGCGGCGGGCCGCCGACGAGCTGAACCGGAGCGCGGCACCGGTGCTGCTGTCGCTGGCGATCTAG
- a CDS encoding lytic polysaccharide monooxygenase auxiliary activity family 9 protein → MRTRTKLYAAAVGMATTGALVLSSGGASGHGYTDLPVSRQKLCQNGGVSNCGAIQWEPQSVEGPKGFPAGGPADGRICSANNGRFSQLDSPKTPNGQAWPTTRVNGGQSYTFRWQFTARHATTDFRYYVTKPGWNQNHNLARSDLNLTPFFTVPYGGKQPPATLSHTGRLPSGLSGHHVILAVWTVADTGNAFYACSDVTF, encoded by the coding sequence ATGCGCACAAGGACCAAGTTGTATGCCGCCGCGGTGGGCATGGCGACCACCGGAGCCCTCGTGCTCTCGTCCGGCGGCGCCAGCGGCCACGGCTACACCGACCTGCCGGTCAGCCGGCAGAAGCTCTGCCAGAACGGCGGCGTCAGCAACTGCGGCGCCATCCAGTGGGAACCGCAGAGCGTCGAGGGGCCCAAGGGCTTCCCGGCGGGCGGACCGGCCGACGGCCGGATCTGTTCCGCGAACAACGGCCGGTTCTCCCAGCTCGACAGCCCGAAGACGCCGAACGGACAGGCGTGGCCGACCACGAGGGTGAACGGCGGACAGAGCTACACCTTCCGCTGGCAGTTCACCGCCCGGCACGCCACGACCGACTTCCGGTACTACGTCACCAAGCCGGGCTGGAACCAGAACCACAACCTGGCCCGCTCCGACCTCAACCTCACCCCGTTCTTCACGGTGCCCTACGGCGGCAAGCAGCCGCCGGCCACGCTCTCCCACACCGGCAGGCTGCCGTCCGGGCTGAGCGGGCACCACGTGATCCTCGCGGTGTGGACGGTCGCCGACACGGGCAACGCGTTCTACGCGTGCTCGGACGTGACCTTCTGA
- a CDS encoding SPFH domain-containing protein, producing MSTTSSTNPDTGGPAETGHRSVRLIHNEATTEIPVHLLFRDDPAPAPVPLRPAVVGRRQGTGEQPRTRRQAVAARTVPAVRTDPELTERPARVLPGAAGVIAGACGAAGCAVTSWWAGLVPPLTAQALGVPAHAGAGLGPAQWAAYAAAGALGLFGFGGLARGRTGRAWVLGLFGRYRGTVRRTGLMWVNPLLLRRRVDVRLRHWRSEPMPAADGNGVALRAVTLVVWRVRDTAQATLGVEDHEAYLRQCVEAALARVPVEPLGTVRSSADVAGETLTRLVAADAAPVGLEVFSVRPVRAEYAPEVAAAMHRRRIAALDAAQRASALTSVVDSVEDTVTRLTMRGLVELDDHERKVLVKDLTVAFCAGRRETGD from the coding sequence ATGAGTACGACCTCTTCCACGAACCCGGACACGGGCGGCCCGGCGGAGACCGGCCACCGGTCCGTCCGGCTCATCCACAACGAGGCCACCACCGAGATCCCCGTCCACCTGCTCTTCCGCGACGATCCCGCCCCGGCGCCGGTGCCCCTGCGGCCCGCGGTCGTCGGCCGTCGGCAGGGTACGGGGGAGCAGCCCCGCACCCGCCGCCAGGCCGTCGCCGCGCGCACGGTGCCGGCGGTGCGGACCGACCCGGAGCTGACGGAGCGTCCGGCGCGGGTGCTGCCCGGCGCGGCCGGCGTGATCGCCGGGGCCTGCGGCGCGGCGGGCTGCGCGGTCACCTCCTGGTGGGCGGGGCTGGTGCCGCCGCTCACCGCCCAGGCGCTGGGGGTGCCCGCGCACGCCGGTGCCGGGCTCGGGCCCGCGCAGTGGGCGGCGTACGCGGCCGCCGGGGCGCTGGGACTGTTCGGCTTCGGCGGGCTGGCCCGGGGGCGGACCGGGCGGGCCTGGGTGCTCGGTCTGTTCGGCCGCTACCGGGGGACGGTGCGGCGCACCGGCCTGATGTGGGTCAACCCGCTGCTGCTGCGCCGCCGGGTGGACGTGCGGCTGCGGCACTGGCGCAGCGAGCCGATGCCCGCGGCCGACGGCAACGGGGTCGCGCTGAGGGCGGTGACGCTGGTGGTGTGGCGGGTGCGGGACACCGCGCAGGCCACGCTGGGCGTCGAGGACCACGAGGCGTATCTGCGCCAGTGCGTCGAGGCGGCGCTGGCCCGCGTCCCGGTGGAGCCGCTCGGCACGGTCCGCAGCTCGGCGGACGTGGCGGGCGAGACGCTGACCCGGCTGGTCGCGGCGGACGCGGCGCCGGTCGGCCTGGAGGTGTTCTCGGTGCGGCCGGTCCGTGCGGAGTACGCCCCCGAGGTCGCCGCCGCGATGCACCGGCGCCGGATCGCCGCGCTGGACGCGGCCCAGCGGGCGAGCGCGCTCACCTCGGTCGTGGACTCGGTGGAGGACACGGTGACCCGGCTGACCATGCGCGGGCTGGTCGAACTCGACGACCACGAGCGCAAGGTGCTGGTGAAGGACCTGACGGTGGCGTTCTGCGCCGGTCGCAGGGAGACGGGGGACTGA
- a CDS encoding peptidoglycan-binding protein, whose product METAPVFEEFDPADDCDCAGCRHWRRVLPPSRTGRAGAHPAARRALIVATAAASALGTGVAAAVPAAAHAAHRPGVAADDVPDTPQGPRAPLHGPAGLPSVPPAGTAPAAITRSEIIERAQTWVAAKVPYSMTAYWSDGYRQDCSGYVSMAWKLPTNEWTGSLGTFADRITKDELQPGDILLFHNAADPQKGSHVVIFGGWTDSTHTSYLAYEQTPPHTRKQSTPYAYWSDSAKYLPYRYKGITAATAGAEAQVPVPASHGVAGYPGRAMFRPGAENPYVTRLGRRLVEKGFGTHYTTGPGPRWGEADRRGVEAFQRAQGWRGGAADGYPGPETWRRLFS is encoded by the coding sequence ATGGAGACTGCTCCCGTGTTCGAGGAATTCGATCCCGCGGACGACTGCGACTGTGCCGGCTGCCGTCACTGGCGCCGGGTCCTGCCGCCTTCCCGGACCGGCCGGGCCGGCGCCCACCCGGCGGCCCGCCGTGCGCTGATCGTGGCCACCGCCGCGGCCTCCGCGCTCGGCACGGGCGTCGCCGCCGCGGTCCCGGCCGCCGCCCACGCGGCCCACCGGCCCGGCGTCGCGGCGGACGACGTGCCCGACACCCCGCAGGGGCCGCGGGCGCCGCTGCACGGCCCGGCCGGACTGCCGTCGGTGCCCCCGGCGGGGACGGCCCCGGCCGCCATCACCCGTTCGGAGATCATCGAACGGGCCCAGACCTGGGTCGCCGCGAAGGTGCCCTACAGCATGACCGCCTACTGGTCCGACGGTTACCGGCAGGACTGCTCGGGCTATGTCTCGATGGCCTGGAAACTGCCCACCAACGAATGGACCGGAAGCCTCGGCACCTTCGCCGACCGCATCACCAAGGACGAACTCCAGCCCGGCGACATCCTGCTCTTCCACAACGCGGCCGACCCCCAGAAGGGCTCCCACGTGGTCATCTTCGGCGGCTGGACGGACTCCACGCACACCTCGTACCTCGCCTACGAGCAGACCCCGCCGCACACCCGGAAGCAGTCCACGCCCTACGCCTACTGGAGCGACTCGGCCAAGTACCTGCCGTACCGCTACAAGGGGATCACCGCGGCCACCGCCGGGGCCGAGGCGCAGGTCCCGGTGCCCGCCTCGCACGGAGTGGCCGGATACCCGGGGCGGGCGATGTTCCGGCCGGGCGCGGAGAACCCGTACGTCACCCGGCTGGGCCGGCGGCTGGTGGAGAAGGGGTTCGGCACTCACTACACGACCGGACCGGGTCCGCGCTGGGGCGAGGCGGACCGGCGGGGCGTCGAGGCCTTCCAGCGCGCCCAGGGCTGGCGCGGCGGCGCGGCGGACGGCTACCCGGGCCCGGAGACCTGGCGGCGGCTGTTCTCCTGA
- a CDS encoding glycosyltransferase family 2 protein — MTSTPTGAGQDHDPSQTTQLRVPAHRNWNTGSFRRIKKALPRYDYEHYSRLAGPLTQPDPHKPYKVQYRSLISQEPHRIRVALMLAAAPLLSVVLLVWLLQPTHWTERDYPAFDWLPTLDIVMLVSIGLIELFRCLNVLSNAHATLVARDPIPVVPETGTRVAFLTSFVPGKEPLEMVTKTLEAAVRIRHRGLMHVWLLDEGDDPEVKAVCERLGVHHFSRKGVAKWNRPKGPHRAKTKHGNYNAWLDAHGDDYDYFASVDTDHVPLPNYLERMLGFFRDPDVGFVIGPQVYGNYDNPITKAAESQQFLFHALIQRAGNRYGSPMFVGTSNAVRIKALKQIGGLYDSITEDMATGFEIHRHKNPATGRKWRSVYTPDVLAVGEGPNAWTDFFTQQMRWSRGTYETILKQYWKGWYSLPPSKLFNYTMMIIFYPMSALNWILAAISCALFLGLGASGVNIDPAVWLMLYGNASALQIGLYVWNRRHNVSPHEPEGSGGVAGMVMSALSAPLYAKALIDSMLRRKSKFVVTPKGDSASPDTLFGTFRYHWYFIVIFGASIAAGFVFGHAHPAMIIWATFALLITASPMFAWRHELRKAKKQPPVVAAEPGPRVPPQQPAPEQAYAPHAPHASHAPQQKPSWAASADGGNDQTMQIALGGLGGRKE; from the coding sequence ATGACGTCGACGCCGACGGGCGCCGGGCAGGACCACGACCCGTCCCAGACCACGCAGCTCAGGGTGCCTGCGCATCGGAACTGGAACACCGGCTCCTTCCGCCGGATCAAAAAGGCCCTGCCGAGGTACGACTACGAGCACTACAGCCGGCTCGCGGGACCCCTCACCCAGCCGGACCCGCACAAACCGTACAAGGTCCAGTACCGCTCGCTGATCTCGCAGGAGCCGCACCGCATCCGGGTCGCCCTGATGCTGGCCGCCGCCCCGCTGCTGTCGGTGGTGCTGCTGGTCTGGCTGCTCCAGCCCACGCACTGGACCGAGCGCGACTACCCGGCCTTCGACTGGCTGCCCACGCTCGACATCGTGATGCTCGTGTCGATCGGCCTGATCGAGCTGTTCCGCTGCCTGAACGTGCTGTCGAACGCGCACGCGACCCTGGTCGCCCGGGACCCGATCCCGGTGGTGCCCGAGACCGGCACCCGGGTCGCCTTCCTCACCTCCTTCGTGCCCGGCAAGGAGCCGCTGGAGATGGTGACGAAGACCCTGGAGGCGGCCGTCAGGATCCGCCACCGCGGTCTGATGCACGTCTGGCTCCTCGACGAGGGCGACGACCCCGAGGTGAAGGCGGTCTGCGAGCGCCTGGGCGTGCACCACTTCTCCCGCAAGGGCGTCGCCAAGTGGAACCGGCCCAAGGGCCCGCACCGCGCCAAGACCAAGCACGGCAACTACAACGCCTGGCTGGACGCGCACGGTGACGACTACGACTACTTCGCCTCGGTCGACACCGACCACGTGCCGCTGCCGAACTACCTGGAGCGGATGCTCGGCTTCTTCCGCGACCCGGACGTCGGCTTCGTCATCGGCCCGCAGGTCTACGGCAACTACGACAACCCGATCACCAAGGCCGCCGAGTCCCAGCAGTTCCTCTTCCACGCCCTGATCCAGCGCGCCGGCAACCGCTACGGCTCCCCCATGTTCGTGGGCACCTCGAACGCGGTGCGCATCAAGGCGCTCAAGCAGATCGGCGGTCTGTACGACTCGATCACCGAGGACATGGCGACCGGCTTCGAGATCCACCGCCACAAGAACCCGGCCACCGGCCGCAAGTGGCGCTCGGTCTACACCCCGGACGTGCTCGCCGTCGGCGAGGGCCCGAACGCCTGGACGGACTTCTTCACCCAGCAGATGCGCTGGTCCCGAGGGACGTACGAGACGATCCTCAAGCAGTACTGGAAGGGCTGGTACTCGCTCCCGCCGAGCAAGCTCTTCAACTACACGATGATGATCATCTTCTACCCGATGTCGGCCCTGAACTGGATCCTGGCGGCGATCAGCTGCGCCCTGTTCCTGGGCCTGGGCGCCTCGGGCGTCAACATCGACCCGGCCGTCTGGCTGATGCTCTACGGCAACGCCTCCGCCCTGCAGATCGGCCTGTACGTCTGGAACCGCCGCCACAACGTCTCGCCGCACGAGCCGGAGGGCTCCGGCGGTGTGGCCGGCATGGTGATGTCCGCGCTGTCCGCGCCGCTGTACGCGAAGGCGCTCATCGACTCGATGCTGCGCCGCAAGAGCAAGTTCGTGGTGACCCCGAAGGGCGACTCGGCCAGCCCGGACACCCTGTTCGGCACCTTCCGGTACCACTGGTACTTCATCGTGATCTTCGGCGCCTCGATCGCCGCCGGTTTCGTCTTCGGCCACGCCCACCCCGCGATGATCATCTGGGCGACGTTCGCGCTGCTGATCACCGCCTCGCCGATGTTCGCGTGGCGCCACGAACTGCGGAAGGCGAAGAAGCAACCGCCGGTCGTCGCGGCGGAGCCCGGGCCCCGGGTTCCGCCGCAGCAGCCGGCGCCGGAGCAGGCGTACGCGCCGCACGCACCGCACGCCTCGCACGCGCCGCAGCAGAAGCCCAGCTGGGCAGCCTCCGCCGACGGGGGCAACGACCAGACCATGCAGATCGCCCTTGGTGGACTTGGGGGACGTAAGGAATGA
- a CDS encoding kelch motif-containing protein, with protein MKDRAGRRRARRFAIGTAVVVALAGMNGPWLYRFGTEKYHQYKINQPEYKAANGKWEIVEFPEEYRQNTIHAALLRTGKVLLVAGSGNNQDNFDAKQYDTRIWDPVKGTIKKVPTPTDLFCTGHTQLANGNLLIAGGTKRYEKLKGDVTKAGGLMIVHNENPDKPITLPAGTKFTGKENGKTFVSKDPVLVPRAEKVFDEETGEFLRNDPGLGRIYVEAEKSGRKYQTGTQDNYTVQGLSGADARNTYGIAEKLALDKKDFQGIRDAFEFDPVAEKYIKVDPMHEARWYPTLTTLSDGRILSVSGLDDIGQIVPGKSEVYDPETKKWDYTGKVRQFPTYPALFLMQNGKIFYSGANAGYGPADVGRDPGIWDLETNKFTEVPGMSDPDMLETANSVLLPPAQDEKYMVIGGGGVGESRKSSEKTRIVDLKADEPKFVDGPSLEKGTRYPQASVLPDDSVLVSGGSEDYRGRSDSNILQARLYHPDTNEFERIADPLVGRNYHSGSILLPDGRVMFFGSDSLYADKANTKPGKFEQRIEIYTPPYLYRDSRPDLSGGPKTIERGESGTFTSRAAESVKKVRLIRPSASTHVTDVDQRSIALDFKADGDQLTVTVPENKNLVQSGWYMMFVTDGEGTPSKAEWVRVP; from the coding sequence ATGAAGGACCGTGCCGGCCGCCGCCGGGCCCGTCGCTTCGCGATAGGCACGGCGGTGGTAGTCGCGCTGGCCGGGATGAACGGGCCGTGGCTCTACCGCTTCGGAACCGAGAAATACCACCAGTACAAGATCAATCAGCCGGAGTACAAGGCCGCCAACGGCAAGTGGGAGATCGTCGAGTTCCCCGAGGAGTACCGGCAGAACACCATCCACGCGGCGCTGCTGCGCACCGGCAAGGTGCTGCTCGTCGCGGGGTCGGGCAACAACCAGGACAACTTCGACGCCAAGCAGTACGACACCCGGATCTGGGACCCGGTCAAGGGGACCATCAAGAAGGTGCCGACGCCGACCGACCTGTTCTGCACCGGCCACACCCAGCTCGCCAACGGCAATCTGCTGATCGCGGGCGGCACCAAGCGGTACGAGAAGCTCAAGGGTGACGTCACCAAGGCCGGCGGCCTGATGATCGTCCACAACGAGAACCCGGACAAGCCCATCACCCTGCCGGCGGGCACCAAGTTCACCGGCAAGGAGAACGGCAAGACGTTCGTCTCCAAGGACCCGGTGCTGGTGCCCCGGGCCGAGAAGGTCTTCGACGAGGAGACCGGCGAGTTCCTGCGCAACGACCCGGGTCTCGGCCGGATCTACGTCGAGGCGGAGAAGAGCGGCCGGAAGTACCAGACGGGCACCCAGGACAACTACACCGTCCAGGGCCTGTCGGGCGCCGACGCGCGCAACACGTACGGCATCGCCGAGAAGCTCGCCCTCGACAAGAAGGACTTCCAGGGCATCCGGGACGCCTTCGAGTTCGACCCGGTCGCCGAGAAGTACATCAAGGTCGACCCGATGCACGAGGCCCGCTGGTACCCGACGCTCACCACCCTGAGCGACGGCAGGATCCTCAGCGTCTCCGGCCTCGACGACATCGGCCAGATCGTGCCGGGCAAGAGCGAGGTCTACGACCCGGAGACCAAGAAGTGGGACTACACCGGCAAGGTCCGCCAGTTCCCGACGTATCCGGCACTGTTCCTGATGCAGAACGGCAAGATCTTCTACTCGGGTGCGAACGCCGGCTACGGCCCCGCCGACGTGGGCCGCGACCCGGGCATCTGGGACCTGGAGACCAACAAGTTCACCGAGGTCCCCGGCATGAGCGACCCCGACATGCTGGAGACCGCCAACTCCGTGCTGCTGCCGCCGGCGCAGGACGAGAAGTACATGGTGATCGGCGGCGGCGGGGTCGGCGAGTCCAGGAAGTCCAGCGAGAAGACCCGGATCGTCGACCTGAAGGCCGACGAACCGAAGTTCGTCGACGGCCCGTCACTGGAGAAGGGCACGCGCTACCCGCAGGCCTCCGTCCTGCCCGACGACAGCGTGCTGGTCTCCGGCGGCTCGGAGGACTACCGGGGCCGCAGCGACTCCAACATCCTCCAGGCCCGGCTGTACCACCCGGACACGAACGAGTTCGAGCGGATCGCCGACCCGCTGGTGGGCCGGAACTACCACTCCGGTTCGATCCTGCTGCCCGACGGGCGGGTGATGTTCTTCGGGTCGGACTCGCTCTACGCCGACAAGGCGAACACCAAGCCGGGCAAGTTCGAGCAGCGCATCGAGATCTACACGCCGCCGTACCTCTACCGGGACTCCCGTCCGGATCTCTCCGGGGGGCCGAAGACCATCGAGCGTGGTGAGTCGGGGACGTTCACGTCCCGGGCGGCGGAGTCGGTCAAGAAGGTGCGGCTGATCCGGCCGAGCGCGTCGACCCATGTCACCGACGTGGACCAGCGGTCGATCGCGCTGGACTTCAAGGCGGACGGGGATCAGTTGACGGTGACGGTGCCGGAGAACAAGAACCTGGTCCAGTCGGGGTGGTACATGATGTTCGTGACTGACGGGGAAGGGACGCCGAGCAAGGCGGAGTGGGTGCGCGTGCCGTAG
- a CDS encoding glycoside hydrolase family 6 protein: MYGSRGAGTMSTRRASAAVLGAALLLAGCSSSGDGDDEGKDKARDAGAGITQQPKEADPFWVNPDGNAARQLAELQESGEKDQAERIRKIAQQPTGEWISPENPEEQARGFTEAAEEAGRTALLVLYNIPHRDCGQYSGGGAADGNAYRDFVDGVAKGIGDRSATVILEPDAVLHLVDGCTPEQFHEERYDLLEGAVAKLSALENTKVYLDAGNAGWGHPDQIFEPLKRAGIDQADGFSVNVSNFYTTEDSIAYGKQLSAKVGGKHFVIDTSRNGNGPYTEGDPGERWCNPPGRALGETPTTKTADPLVDAYLWVKRPGESDGECKGGPKAGEWWPEYALKLAEGTG; encoded by the coding sequence ATGTACGGCAGCAGGGGGGCCGGAACGATGTCCACGAGGCGGGCGTCCGCGGCGGTGCTGGGGGCGGCGCTGCTGCTCGCGGGCTGCTCCTCGTCGGGAGACGGGGACGACGAGGGCAAGGACAAGGCCAGGGACGCGGGGGCCGGGATCACGCAGCAGCCGAAGGAGGCGGATCCGTTCTGGGTCAACCCGGACGGCAACGCGGCCCGGCAGCTGGCGGAGTTGCAGGAGTCCGGCGAGAAGGACCAGGCCGAGCGGATCCGCAAGATCGCCCAGCAGCCGACCGGCGAGTGGATCAGCCCGGAGAACCCCGAGGAGCAGGCCCGCGGCTTCACCGAGGCCGCCGAAGAGGCCGGCCGCACCGCGCTGCTGGTCCTCTACAACATCCCGCACCGCGACTGCGGCCAGTACTCGGGCGGCGGCGCCGCCGACGGCAACGCCTACCGCGACTTCGTCGACGGCGTCGCCAAGGGCATCGGCGACCGCTCCGCGACGGTCATACTGGAGCCGGACGCGGTGCTCCACCTGGTGGACGGCTGCACCCCGGAGCAGTTCCACGAGGAGCGCTACGACCTCCTCGAGGGCGCCGTCGCCAAGCTCTCCGCGCTGGAGAACACCAAGGTCTACCTGGACGCGGGCAACGCCGGCTGGGGACACCCCGACCAGATCTTCGAGCCGCTGAAGCGGGCCGGCATCGACCAGGCCGACGGCTTCTCGGTCAACGTCTCGAACTTCTACACCACCGAGGACTCCATCGCCTACGGCAAGCAGCTCTCCGCCAAGGTCGGCGGCAAGCACTTCGTCATCGACACCAGCCGCAACGGCAACGGCCCCTACACGGAGGGCGACCCGGGCGAACGCTGGTGCAACCCGCCGGGCCGGGCCCTCGGTGAGACCCCGACGACGAAGACCGCCGACCCCCTCGTGGACGCCTACCTGTGGGTCAAGCGCCCAGGAGAGTCGGACGGCGAATGCAAGGGCGGCCCGAAGGCGGGCGAGTGGTGGCCGGAGTACGCCTTGAAACTGGCCGAGGGCACTGGATGA
- a CDS encoding class F sortase → MSETDEQDQRRLVGSVGPGGRLVTGIAWTVLLLGLWLWGREATDVRGGMSVPATGDMAAAGRPPDIPLPPAHAPLGEAPPQRLDIPGLGISAPVLASGLDTKGAIEAPPFDRPGSVGWYADGVTPGAAGTALMVGHVDTETEPAVFYKVSTLEPGATLRVVREDAGVAEFTVDDVQVLTRDGFDAQQAYGPRGTGRAELRLITCGGTFDRATNSYTANVVVSAYLTGTGGA, encoded by the coding sequence ATGTCCGAAACGGACGAACAGGACCAGCGACGCCTCGTCGGTTCCGTCGGCCCCGGCGGCCGCCTGGTGACCGGCATCGCCTGGACGGTGCTGCTGCTCGGGCTGTGGCTGTGGGGCCGCGAGGCCACCGACGTGCGCGGGGGCATGTCCGTACCGGCCACCGGCGACATGGCGGCGGCCGGCCGGCCCCCCGACATACCGCTGCCCCCGGCCCACGCGCCCCTCGGCGAGGCCCCGCCGCAGCGCCTCGACATCCCCGGGCTCGGCATCAGCGCCCCCGTCCTGGCCAGCGGCCTGGACACCAAGGGCGCCATCGAAGCCCCGCCCTTCGACCGTCCCGGCTCCGTCGGCTGGTACGCGGACGGCGTGACACCGGGAGCGGCCGGGACCGCGCTCATGGTCGGCCACGTCGACACCGAGACCGAGCCCGCCGTCTTCTACAAGGTCAGCACCCTGGAACCGGGCGCGACGCTCCGCGTGGTCCGTGAGGACGCCGGCGTCGCCGAGTTCACCGTCGACGACGTCCAGGTCCTCACCCGCGACGGCTTCGACGCCCAGCAGGCCTACGGCCCGCGCGGCACCGGCCGCGCCGAGCTCCGCCTGATCACCTGCGGCGGCACCTTCGACCGCGCCACGAACAGCTACACGGCCAACGTGGTGGTCTCGGCGTACCTCACCGGGACGGGCGGCGCGTAG